A single Flavobacteriales bacterium DNA region contains:
- a CDS encoding Rne/Rng family ribonuclease, which produces MANELIIDFSSAGERIALLQDKKLVELHEEIQSTKFSAGDIYLGVVKKFKQELNAAFVDVGYHRDAFLHYQDLGPKVRSIIKLTKIATQGGIKSGDLSTFGVEPDTLKTGKISDFLRKGQKILVQVAKEPISSKGPKLSTEISIPGKYFIFVPFVDTITISKKIESHEERVRLKNLTQSLKGANYGLICRTAAEGKSVQELHKDLQLLLDKWDSVIKNLKTAKPGDLILGEDNRSQLVLRDLLSQDFTAIVTNDNDFHGELKKYLSAISPELVKVLKLYKGKEPIFSQFGIDKQIKMSFGKNVAMQGGPYLIIEHTEALHVIDVNSGNRQKKSEEAADYALTVNIESAKEIARQLRLRDMGGIIVIDFIDLRNPEHKKKLLTELRNAMANDRAKHTILPMSKFGLVQITRQRVRPETNITTAEDCPMCKGEGKVEASILITDEIEHKINQILSYSKPKRIDVVAHPFVHAYLTKGFINKPMKWFLKHRIKVKVTPDKNYHYGEYHFFDSNEEEIIV; this is translated from the coding sequence GTGGCAAATGAGTTGATTATCGATTTCAGCTCGGCGGGTGAGAGAATTGCACTACTTCAAGACAAAAAATTGGTTGAATTGCACGAAGAAATTCAGTCAACCAAGTTTTCTGCGGGAGATATTTATCTGGGGGTAGTAAAAAAATTTAAGCAGGAACTTAATGCTGCTTTTGTTGACGTAGGGTATCATAGAGATGCATTCCTACACTATCAGGATTTAGGACCAAAGGTTCGTTCTATAATAAAGTTAACAAAAATTGCAACACAAGGAGGAATAAAATCGGGCGACTTATCTACTTTTGGAGTAGAACCCGATACCCTTAAAACAGGAAAAATAAGCGATTTTCTGCGAAAGGGTCAAAAAATTCTTGTGCAAGTGGCTAAAGAGCCTATCTCGTCCAAAGGGCCGAAACTCAGCACAGAAATATCTATTCCGGGCAAGTATTTCATATTTGTTCCGTTTGTGGATACTATAACGATTTCAAAAAAGATTGAATCGCATGAGGAGCGTGTGCGTCTAAAAAACCTGACCCAAAGCCTGAAAGGTGCCAATTATGGTTTAATTTGCCGAACTGCCGCCGAAGGTAAATCTGTCCAAGAACTTCACAAAGACCTTCAACTGCTGTTGGATAAATGGGATTCTGTCATTAAAAATCTTAAAACGGCCAAGCCCGGAGATTTAATATTGGGAGAAGATAACCGAAGTCAGCTTGTTCTTCGAGATTTATTGAGTCAAGATTTTACGGCTATTGTTACAAACGACAATGATTTTCATGGCGAACTAAAGAAATATCTTTCGGCCATTTCGCCCGAATTGGTTAAGGTGCTAAAACTATATAAGGGTAAAGAACCCATTTTTAGCCAGTTCGGAATTGACAAACAAATAAAAATGTCGTTTGGCAAAAATGTGGCAATGCAGGGTGGCCCCTATCTTATTATTGAGCATACCGAAGCACTGCACGTGATAGACGTGAATAGCGGAAACCGACAGAAAAAAAGTGAAGAAGCTGCCGATTATGCCTTGACCGTAAATATTGAATCTGCCAAAGAAATTGCCAGACAACTGCGGCTCAGAGATATGGGAGGAATTATCGTAATTGACTTTATTGACTTGCGAAATCCTGAACATAAAAAGAAACTTTTGACCGAATTAAGAAATGCCATGGCCAATGACAGAGCCAAACACACCATACTGCCAATGAGCAAGTTTGGTTTGGTTCAAATAACCCGTCAACGCGTTCGGCCAGAGACAAACATCACCACTGCCGAGGATTGCCCAATGTGTAAAGGAGAAGGAAAGGTAGAGGCCTCCATTCTTATAACAGATGAAATTGAACACAAAATCAATCAAATTCTAAGTTATTCAAAACCCAAAAGAATAGATGTTGTAGCCCACCCTTTTGTGCATGCATATCTTACAAAGGGTTTCATAAACAAGCCAATGAAATGGTTTTTAAAACACCGAATCAAGGTAAAGGTTACACCAGACAAGAATTATCATTATGGCGAATACCATTTTTTTGATTCTAATGAGGAGGAAATCATAGTTTAA
- a CDS encoding integration host factor subunit beta, whose product MTKAEVINEIAEKTGIERAEVQQTVETFFKVVKSSMAEGNNLYFRGFGSFILKKRAKKVARNISKNTQITIPEHFIPKFKPAKTFVEKIKGNVK is encoded by the coding sequence ATGACTAAAGCAGAAGTAATTAACGAAATAGCTGAGAAAACCGGAATAGAAAGGGCAGAAGTTCAACAAACAGTTGAAACCTTTTTTAAGGTGGTAAAAAGTTCTATGGCAGAAGGAAACAATCTTTATTTCAGAGGTTTTGGTAGTTTTATTTTGAAAAAAAGAGCAAAAAAAGTGGCTCGAAATATTTCAAAAAATACCCAAATCACTATTCCTGAGCATTTTATACCAAAATTTAAACCGGCCAAAACTTTTGTCGAGAAGATAAAAGGAAACGTTAAGTAA
- the sucC gene encoding ADP-forming succinate--CoA ligase subunit beta, producing MNIHEYQAKQILKSYGVAIQEGVVLDNKNETENAVKQLQAQTGTDWVVVKAQIHAGGRGKGGGVKLAKNMDDAKMHVNNILGMQLVTPQTGPAGKQVNKVLIAQDVYYPGESEPKEFYMSVLLDRGLGKNVIIYTTEGGMDIEEVAETHPEKIHKEWVDPATGLMPFQARKIAFNLGLEGQALKEMVKFVNALYQAYNDTDSSMFEINPVLKTSDNRIIAVDAKVNLDDNALYRHKDFLELRDESEEDPTEVEAKKFNLNYVKLDGNVGCMVNGAGLAMATMDIIKLSGGEPANFLDVGGTASAETVEAGFRIILKDPNVKAILINIFGGIVRCDRVAQGVVDAYKNIGNIPVPIIVRLQGTNAEEAKKIIDESGLKVKSAILLQQAADAVKEVLS from the coding sequence ATGAATATTCACGAATATCAAGCAAAACAGATTCTAAAATCGTATGGTGTAGCCATACAAGAGGGCGTGGTGCTTGACAATAAAAACGAAACCGAAAACGCTGTTAAACAACTTCAAGCTCAAACCGGTACCGACTGGGTGGTGGTAAAAGCTCAAATACATGCCGGAGGCCGTGGAAAAGGCGGCGGGGTGAAACTTGCCAAAAACATGGACGATGCCAAAATGCATGTAAACAATATTTTGGGTATGCAACTGGTCACACCACAAACAGGGCCTGCCGGGAAACAAGTAAATAAGGTGTTGATTGCCCAAGATGTTTACTACCCGGGCGAAAGCGAACCAAAAGAATTTTATATGAGTGTTTTGCTTGACAGGGGTTTGGGCAAAAACGTGATAATTTATACCACCGAAGGCGGCATGGATATTGAAGAAGTGGCCGAAACGCATCCTGAAAAAATTCATAAAGAATGGGTTGACCCAGCCACCGGATTGATGCCTTTTCAGGCTCGAAAAATTGCCTTTAATCTTGGTTTAGAAGGACAAGCCCTGAAAGAAATGGTAAAATTTGTCAATGCCCTTTACCAAGCATATAACGACACCGATTCATCGATGTTTGAAATTAACCCCGTGTTAAAAACCTCCGACAATAGAATAATTGCCGTTGATGCCAAAGTGAACTTGGACGACAACGCATTATATCGTCATAAAGACTTTTTAGAATTACGTGACGAAAGTGAAGAAGACCCAACTGAAGTAGAAGCCAAAAAATTTAACCTAAACTATGTAAAACTTGACGGCAACGTGGGTTGTATGGTAAATGGTGCCGGATTGGCCATGGCCACCATGGATATAATAAAACTGAGTGGTGGCGAACCTGCCAATTTTCTTGATGTTGGCGGAACAGCCAGTGCAGAAACGGTTGAAGCTGGCTTTAGAATCATTTTGAAAGACCCAAATGTAAAAGCCATTTTGATTAATATTTTTGGTGGTATTGTGCGATGCGACCGTGTGGCACAGGGCGTTGTGGATGCCTATAAAAACATTGGAAATATTCCAGTACCAATCATTGTGCGATTGCAAGGCACCAATGCCGAAGAGGCTAAAAAGATTATCGATGAAAGTGGCCTAAAAGTAAAATCGGCTATATTATTGCAACAAGCCGCCGATGCTGTAAAGGAAGTACTTTCCTAA
- the gldE gene encoding gliding motility-associated protein GldE, whose protein sequence is MEGDPEQIFNSLFLLKQVFVSVALLPKISIAFVVLVLVFLSALVSGSENAFFSLSPGDVADLEEKNSGGSKFALKLINHPDRVSATRNLLATILIMNNFINISIIVLMTLLFKDLWPLLHLAEWLQFTLEVVFITFLLVLFGEIIPKIYATQNNLSLVNFTSPFIFYSQKFLQPFVWLLAKSTVAIDKRLAKKQSNVSLEELNQAIDIASVDDNIEEKNILKGLVNYGNISVKQIMKPRMDVSAVDIETEQQELIDLIKEWGYSRVPVYEGSFDKIVGVLYIKDLLPVLTNKSKKKWQSFMRDPFFVPAFKKIDDLLEEFQEKRIHMAIVVDEYGGSLGIVTMEDILEEIFGDIRDEFDEDELVYSKLDDHNYIFEGKAMLTDISKIFELSSDYFDDARGEADTLAGMLMEIHQGIPKRGDLIEFEEFTFLVESADRRRVKRVKVSRQTTETT, encoded by the coding sequence TTGGAAGGAGACCCTGAACAGATTTTTAACAGTCTATTTCTACTGAAACAAGTATTTGTTTCTGTTGCACTTTTACCCAAGATTTCGATTGCTTTTGTAGTACTCGTTTTGGTTTTTTTATCGGCCTTAGTGTCGGGTTCCGAAAATGCTTTTTTCAGCCTATCGCCAGGAGATGTGGCCGATTTGGAAGAGAAAAATTCAGGCGGCTCAAAGTTTGCATTAAAACTTATTAATCATCCCGATAGGGTTTCAGCCACACGCAATTTGCTGGCTACCATATTGATAATGAATAACTTCATAAACATTTCTATAATCGTTTTAATGACGTTATTATTCAAAGATTTATGGCCTTTATTACACCTTGCCGAATGGCTTCAATTTACGCTCGAGGTGGTTTTTATTACTTTTTTGTTGGTTCTTTTTGGAGAAATTATTCCTAAAATCTATGCCACCCAAAACAACCTTTCTTTGGTCAACTTTACTTCGCCATTTATTTTTTATTCCCAAAAATTTTTACAGCCCTTTGTTTGGCTGCTGGCCAAAAGCACTGTGGCAATAGACAAAAGGCTGGCAAAAAAACAATCAAATGTATCGCTCGAAGAGTTAAATCAGGCCATCGATATTGCCTCGGTCGATGACAATATTGAAGAAAAAAACATTTTAAAAGGTTTGGTTAACTACGGAAACATCTCCGTAAAACAAATTATGAAACCCCGTATGGATGTTTCTGCGGTGGACATTGAGACCGAGCAGCAAGAATTAATTGACCTAATCAAAGAGTGGGGATATTCACGGGTTCCGGTATATGAGGGCAGCTTCGATAAAATTGTTGGTGTTTTGTATATCAAAGATTTGCTTCCAGTGCTTACCAATAAGAGCAAGAAGAAGTGGCAGTCATTTATGCGTGACCCATTTTTTGTTCCGGCTTTCAAAAAAATTGACGATTTGCTGGAAGAATTTCAGGAAAAACGAATACACATGGCCATTGTGGTGGATGAATATGGTGGTTCGCTGGGCATTGTTACAATGGAAGATATTTTGGAAGAAATATTTGGCGACATCAGAGATGAATTTGACGAAGACGAACTGGTATATTCCAAATTAGACGACCACAATTATATTTTTGAAGGAAAGGCCATGTTAACCGATATTTCAAAGATTTTTGAACTTAGCTCCGATTATTTTGACGACGCACGGGGCGAGGCAGACACATTGGCCGGTATGCTCATGGAAATTCATCAAGGCATACCCAAACGTGGCGATTTAATTGAGTTTGAAGAGTTTACTTTTTTGGTGGAGAGTGCTGATAGAAGACGAGTTAAACGAGTAAAAGTATCTCGCCAAACAACCGAAACAACTTAA
- the ssb gene encoding single-stranded DNA-binding protein produces the protein MSINKVILIGHLGSDPEVRHLDGGRTVANFNIATNESYVDKQGNKIEQTEWHRLELWDSLAKVAEKYLTKGRQIYVEGKLKTDKWTDKEGIERNTTRIRVLTFQMLGGREENSGNVASNNVNLPPNNDNSTVIEDTSDMDDLPF, from the coding sequence ATGTCAATAAATAAAGTAATTCTTATCGGGCATTTGGGCTCCGACCCCGAAGTAAGGCATTTGGACGGAGGCCGGACAGTGGCCAATTTTAATATAGCCACCAATGAAAGCTATGTTGATAAACAAGGCAACAAAATTGAGCAAACCGAATGGCATAGGTTAGAGCTATGGGATAGCTTGGCAAAAGTGGCTGAAAAATACCTAACCAAAGGCAGGCAGATATATGTGGAAGGCAAATTGAAGACCGACAAGTGGACAGATAAAGAGGGAATAGAGCGAAACACTACCCGCATTCGGGTATTAACATTTCAAATGTTGGGTGGCCGTGAAGAAAATTCTGGAAATGTTGCTTCCAACAATGTAAATTTGCCGCCCAACAACGACAATTCTACCGTGATTGAAGATACATCCGATATGGATGATCTTCCATTTTAA
- a CDS encoding threonylcarbamoyl-AMP synthase, with amino-acid sequence MPAEYIELHKNTPDMRKIREIAAAYKAGKIIIIPTDSIYAISCDMYSRDGIETISRLIGKKVNKANLSLLCRDLSHLSEYCKPIQNSVFKLMKTVLPGPFTFILTATNEVSKIFKTNKKTVGIRVPDNEIVQRLIEELGNPIISSSLHSEDEILEYITDPEEIYDKWQHKVDVVIAAGAGKNQGSTVIDCTEKEPYIVREGLGMELIS; translated from the coding sequence ATGCCTGCCGAGTATATAGAGCTACATAAGAACACCCCTGATATGCGAAAAATCAGGGAAATAGCGGCGGCCTATAAGGCAGGCAAAATCATCATTATTCCCACCGACAGCATTTATGCCATTTCGTGCGATATGTATAGTCGGGATGGCATAGAAACCATTTCAAGGCTGATTGGCAAAAAGGTAAATAAAGCAAACCTGTCGCTTTTGTGCCGAGATTTATCGCACCTTTCCGAATATTGCAAGCCCATTCAAAATTCGGTTTTTAAGTTGATGAAAACTGTATTGCCGGGTCCTTTTACTTTCATTTTAACGGCCACAAATGAGGTTTCAAAGATTTTTAAAACCAATAAAAAAACCGTTGGTATCAGGGTACCCGACAACGAAATTGTTCAAAGACTGATTGAGGAACTTGGCAACCCAATCATCAGCAGTTCTTTGCACTCTGAAGATGAGATACTGGAATATATTACCGACCCCGAAGAAATCTATGACAAATGGCAACATAAAGTGGATGTTGTGATAGCGGCAGGAGCCGGAAAAAATCAGGGTAGTACAGTTATAGATTGTACAGAAAAAGAACCCTACATAGTGCGTGAAGGTTTGGGAATGGAGCTTATTTCGTAG
- the mutY gene encoding A/G-specific adenine glycosylase: protein MVKKYKTPHISAVLQQWYIQNKRDLPWRGTKDAYTIWLSEIILQQTRVEQGMPYFTKFLETYPSVLQFANADIDDLLKNWQGLGYYSRCRNMHKCAATVRDCHNGIFPTEYEVLIKLPGIGDYTASAISSFAKNHPNAVIDGNVFRFLSRYFGIEEPINSTASLKIFKSLAEEILDKDNAATHNQSIMEFGALQCRPANPNCALCPLTETCMANRTNMVSKFPVKLSAKPKKKRFLAYLVFETPHQSTIIQQRTKKDVWQGLYEFPLLESEKKLPFTSIFDHLKSIYDLQNFELQKDLETKHILSHQEIYAQFWNVKVASFKNLQISDTFEVDFNELKQKYAVSVLIEKYLKSFKNL from the coding sequence TTGGTAAAAAAATATAAAACACCCCATATTTCTGCTGTTTTGCAGCAATGGTATATTCAAAATAAAAGAGACCTCCCGTGGCGGGGTACAAAAGATGCATATACTATATGGCTCAGTGAGATTATTTTGCAACAAACAAGGGTGGAGCAGGGAATGCCCTATTTCACTAAATTTCTTGAAACTTACCCCAGTGTTTTGCAATTTGCCAATGCCGATATTGACGATTTATTAAAGAATTGGCAGGGTTTGGGCTATTACTCCAGATGCAGAAACATGCATAAATGTGCCGCTACGGTGCGAGATTGCCATAATGGCATTTTTCCGACAGAATATGAGGTATTGATAAAACTGCCAGGCATTGGAGATTATACTGCTTCGGCTATTTCCTCCTTTGCCAAAAACCATCCTAATGCCGTTATCGATGGAAATGTCTTTCGATTTTTGTCACGCTACTTTGGTATTGAAGAGCCGATAAATTCAACCGCGTCACTCAAAATTTTTAAATCCTTGGCCGAAGAAATATTGGACAAGGATAATGCCGCAACCCACAACCAATCAATTATGGAATTTGGTGCATTGCAATGCCGTCCGGCCAATCCAAATTGTGCTTTGTGTCCGCTTACAGAAACCTGCATGGCCAATAGAACCAATATGGTTTCAAAATTTCCCGTTAAACTTTCGGCAAAACCAAAAAAGAAACGTTTTTTGGCCTATTTGGTATTTGAAACACCACATCAGAGTACCATTATACAACAACGGACAAAAAAGGATGTATGGCAAGGTTTGTATGAATTTCCACTTTTGGAATCAGAAAAAAAATTGCCATTTACTTCCATTTTCGACCACTTAAAAAGCATCTATGACCTTCAAAATTTTGAATTGCAAAAGGATTTGGAGACAAAACATATCCTCTCTCATCAAGAAATATATGCACAATTTTGGAATGTTAAGGTTGCATCGTTCAAAAATCTCCAAATTTCAGATACATTTGAAGTCGATTTTAATGAGCTGAAACAAAAGTATGCTGTTTCAGTTTTGATAGAAAAATATCTTAAATCATTCAAAAACTTATAG